Proteins encoded in a region of the Mycoplasma mobile 163K genome:
- a CDS encoding SGNH/GDSL hydrolase family protein produces the protein MIKPEEKVKLLVIGDSIAAGYNSGFGFDISGSGKIKGEEFTFSGLSYGSFFCEFVEKSQKNKMESYQNFALQGSRFDEWLYFYDVDNEKFNFENSKDILEVIKSIDTKNSRLNLFKNRTSKQFNEFKNKNDFLKLKEVTKESNLIFISLGANDLIHFLKPERIDFLFDKTIHKEIKFKKFKTILQDFIDKTSKKSELLIDAINKLSNKANIVLLSYPLSFLKLRSVINSFLKKDGESEIEMELNAMVSKYQKKLSEKNENVHFVDVFDHQYWIKNASKLSKHFYEIHPSTKGYKKIAKNLFFKISFSKKNYEEAKLIIPSFDKKTYEDNLDHFDKILNFTNSEEEILKKLNWDSDKENDLILENEFERKHSILETEGEFGNYFYSMCNLIERNFLFYFSKIKRESLIDLTLLEKKIFEILIDRKNEFSFLNFIYKTTFVNDLIGDLSLGLNSISLNNFFKLQRLEDTHLLIDKILNIIQDPDKVFGFLKNLNDFGFFEKNLESFDVLIKHYGNLITNKEITSKLVTVFLKKFYNKIELTHKKVFEKYLGKIEQATIDEIFSEIGNDKKIKEFFISSIQLVFKNLIRIDEFKNLEEFSDSFSKEILAMNKISISHLAEVFLSNEKLGKLLLYFITHFSNININVDNLYWILKPNWKKIFSLKTFKIIDQNLLKYISLLFVFLISRKKATSMLGKIMKINIQSLDDFLKISNSIDLRDVDGKDVSKIINSIFENSDNSFLLYRIIKNPNILEPLKYQFKFNLLNIGKALSLRKRFYKILIPLIKKLLEEYDKNDKKIKVNDNEAFKALYRIFITVQITLYFSLKNSGLFFSKTTFLKENQIFAKFFMSEFPKHSPMIKKFLLPDLKIKDVDSNKISKYETLPLILFLDEINPNDKKFYNYEVLIEYLKTGSWI, from the coding sequence TATTTCAGGAAGTGGAAAAATTAAAGGAGAAGAATTTACCTTTAGTGGATTGAGTTATGGTTCTTTTTTCTGTGAATTTGTTGAAAAATCACAGAAAAATAAAATGGAATCATATCAAAATTTTGCTTTGCAAGGTTCAAGATTTGATGAATGATTATATTTTTATGATGTTGACAACGAAAAATTTAACTTTGAAAATTCTAAAGATATTTTGGAAGTAATAAAATCTATAGATACCAAAAACTCAAGATTAAATTTATTTAAAAATAGGACAAGTAAGCAATTTAATGAATTCAAAAATAAAAATGATTTTTTGAAATTAAAAGAAGTAACTAAAGAATCTAATTTGATTTTTATTTCTCTTGGAGCTAATGATTTAATTCATTTTTTAAAACCTGAAAGAATTGATTTTTTATTTGATAAAACAATTCATAAAGAAATAAAATTTAAAAAATTTAAAACTATTTTGCAAGATTTTATTGATAAAACTTCCAAAAAATCTGAATTACTAATTGATGCAATTAATAAATTAAGTAATAAAGCAAATATTGTTCTTTTATCATACCCTCTTTCATTTTTAAAATTAAGATCTGTTATTAATTCCTTTTTAAAAAAAGATGGAGAATCTGAAATTGAAATGGAACTTAATGCAATGGTTAGTAAATATCAAAAAAAATTAAGCGAAAAAAATGAAAATGTTCATTTTGTAGATGTTTTTGATCATCAATATTGAATTAAAAATGCAAGCAAATTAAGTAAACATTTTTATGAAATTCATCCCTCTACAAAAGGATATAAAAAAATTGCAAAAAATTTGTTTTTTAAAATATCTTTTAGCAAGAAAAATTACGAAGAGGCAAAACTAATTATTCCTTCTTTTGATAAAAAAACATATGAAGATAATTTGGACCATTTTGATAAAATACTAAATTTTACTAATTCAGAAGAAGAAATTTTAAAGAAATTAAATTGGGATTCAGATAAAGAAAATGACTTAATTTTAGAAAATGAATTTGAAAGAAAACATTCTATTTTAGAAACTGAAGGTGAATTTGGTAATTATTTTTACTCAATGTGCAACTTAATAGAAAGAAACTTTTTATTTTACTTTAGTAAAATAAAAAGAGAATCTTTGATCGATCTCACTCTACTTGAAAAAAAGATTTTTGAAATACTTATTGATAGGAAAAATGAGTTTTCATTTTTAAATTTTATTTATAAAACAACTTTTGTCAATGATTTAATTGGGGATTTGAGTTTGGGTTTAAACTCAATTTCTTTAAATAATTTTTTCAAATTGCAAAGATTAGAAGATACTCATTTGTTGATTGATAAAATTTTGAATATTATCCAAGATCCTGATAAAGTTTTTGGTTTTTTAAAAAATTTAAATGATTTTGGTTTTTTTGAAAAAAATTTAGAATCATTTGATGTTTTGATTAAGCACTATGGAAATTTAATTACCAATAAAGAAATCACTAGTAAATTAGTTACTGTTTTTTTGAAAAAATTCTATAATAAAATAGAACTAACCCATAAAAAAGTATTTGAAAAGTACCTTGGAAAAATTGAACAAGCAACTATTGATGAGATTTTTAGTGAAATTGGAAATGATAAAAAAATTAAAGAATTTTTTATAAGTTCAATACAACTTGTTTTTAAAAATTTGATTAGAATTGATGAATTTAAAAATTTGGAGGAATTTAGTGATTCATTTTCAAAAGAGATTTTAGCAATGAACAAAATTTCTATTTCTCATTTGGCAGAAGTATTTTTGTCAAATGAGAAATTGGGAAAACTTTTACTTTATTTCATAACACACTTTTCAAACATTAATATTAATGTAGATAATCTTTACTGGATTTTAAAACCAAATTGAAAGAAAATTTTTTCTCTAAAAACATTCAAAATAATTGATCAAAATTTACTTAAATACATTTCTTTATTATTTGTGTTTTTGATTTCGAGAAAAAAAGCTACTTCTATGCTTGGAAAAATTATGAAAATAAATATTCAAAGTCTAGATGATTTTTTAAAAATTTCTAATTCTATCGATTTAAGAGATGTTGATGGCAAAGATGTTTCCAAAATAATAAATTCCATTTTCGAAAACTCAGACAATAGTTTTTTATTATATAGAATTATAAAAAATCCAAATATTTTAGAACCGTTAAAATATCAATTTAAATTTAATTTATTAAATATTGGAAAAGCTTTGAGTTTGAGAAAAAGGTTTTATAAAATATTAATTCCTTTAATAAAAAAATTATTAGAAGAATATGATAAAAATGATAAGAAAATAAAAGTAAATGACAACGAAGCTTTTAAAGCTCTTTATAGAATTTTTATCACTGTTCAAATAACTCTTTACTTTTCTTTAAAAAATAGTGGATTGTTCTTCTCAAAAACTACATTTTTAAAAGAAAATCAAATTTTTGCAAAATTTTTTATGAGTGAATTCCCTAAGCATAGTCCAATGATTAAAAAGTTTTTACTTCCTGATTTAAAAATAAAAGATGTTGATTCAAATAAAATCTCAAAATATGAAACCTTACCATTAATTTTGTTTTTAGATGAAATTAATCCAAATGATAAAAAGTTTTACAATTATGAAGTCTTAATTGAATACCTTAAAACAGGATCTTGAATTTAA
- a CDS encoding peroxiredoxin, whose translation MNQVILFGKEYDFVNLFDQAIKTIKPFTLIDSKFQFKSFSSFEKKTIFLTLPFLQANYVDFFTKNLLKLSSEFMNFNFVVLVNENPLILNKWESLIEQKNVRAFSDFATNTFSKSIGIFIDKLGFYIKTCFIINENFKIIYQDIVFNLHDEINFKKLEVFLKTI comes from the coding sequence ATGAATCAAGTTATACTTTTTGGAAAAGAATATGATTTTGTAAATCTTTTTGATCAAGCAATCAAAACTATCAAGCCTTTTACATTAATAGATTCAAAATTTCAATTTAAAAGTTTTAGTTCTTTTGAGAAAAAAACAATTTTTCTAACTTTGCCTTTTTTGCAAGCAAATTATGTTGATTTTTTTACAAAAAATCTTTTAAAATTATCATCAGAATTTATGAATTTCAATTTTGTAGTTTTAGTAAATGAAAATCCTTTAATTTTAAACAAATGAGAATCTTTAATAGAACAAAAAAACGTAAGAGCTTTTAGCGATTTTGCTACAAATACTTTTAGCAAATCAATTGGAATTTTTATAGACAAATTAGGTTTTTACATAAAAACGTGTTTTATAATTAATGAAAATTTTAAAATTATTTATCAAGATATAGTTTTCAATTTACATGACGAAATCAATTTTAAAAAATTGGAAGTTTTTTTGAAAACTATTTAA
- a CDS encoding phosphomannomutase, whose amino-acid sequence MNKLEIFQEWKKYFIGDKFYTNKLNEIANIEEDETFFHSFLIDDRKIKGRIDVGYNSFNPITIKLISNSFAEFLRESKIDKGLKAKILISHDGSEELRTFIEIMNQVFLENDLDVYLFEENKGKPLSLIQNSLNNIKVSLCFYFSRPNKNYRNYWLQIFNANSEFLENSILFLITNNINKQIPLVNSIATKKSFYLLSKKIETEYIDSLLKIQINSSNDKKLKVLIANSSKIAYDLMQDISSLMNIEFILSKKVSYLNSDFFTKAKNTKFLRYLNKFILQAKKSKLDVILVPSFNANQIDVIIRNNNDYWLLNHEQIAILLLEYIFANKSENFIAENNFVVTTKNSSEIIERICKKHNVALYEDTNFFQNMKNYEKKLLLYFDEEGRFLLNSSISTSSDIFQLQVLLLEVLNYHKSQTRDLNVVLTNFVSKYSKKVLFEKTLQMSKIVLVESLKKISIYHVLGDLKIKNIEYFKNFNDSIREKQFIAKIHFEEGSSILFTYYSYTNIVSIFIVTENEYREELTNKKINKNIKIFNDLKRKFLI is encoded by the coding sequence ATGAATAAATTGGAAATTTTTCAAGAATGAAAAAAATATTTTATTGGTGATAAATTTTATACTAATAAATTAAATGAAATTGCAAACATTGAAGAAGATGAAACTTTTTTTCATTCTTTTTTAATTGATGATAGAAAAATCAAAGGAAGAATAGATGTTGGCTACAATTCTTTTAATCCAATCACTATTAAATTAATTTCCAATTCATTTGCTGAATTTCTTAGAGAAAGTAAAATTGATAAAGGTCTAAAGGCTAAAATTTTGATTTCTCATGATGGTAGTGAAGAATTAAGGACATTTATAGAAATCATGAATCAAGTATTTTTAGAAAATGATTTAGATGTTTATCTTTTTGAAGAAAATAAAGGTAAGCCTCTTTCTTTGATTCAAAATAGTTTAAACAATATTAAAGTGTCTCTTTGCTTTTATTTTTCAAGACCAAATAAGAATTATAGAAACTATTGATTGCAAATTTTTAATGCAAATTCAGAATTTTTAGAAAATTCAATTTTATTTTTAATTACAAATAATATCAATAAACAAATTCCCCTAGTAAATTCAATTGCAACTAAAAAATCTTTTTATTTACTTTCAAAAAAAATTGAAACTGAATATATTGATTCTTTATTAAAAATTCAAATCAATTCATCTAATGATAAAAAATTGAAAGTTTTGATTGCTAATTCTTCAAAAATTGCTTATGACTTAATGCAAGATATAAGTAGTTTAATGAATATAGAATTTATATTATCTAAAAAAGTTAGTTATTTAAATAGTGACTTTTTTACAAAAGCTAAAAACACAAAATTTTTAAGATATTTGAACAAATTCATTTTGCAAGCAAAAAAATCAAAATTAGATGTTATTTTAGTTCCTTCATTTAATGCAAATCAAATAGATGTCATTATTAGAAACAATAATGATTATTGATTGTTAAATCATGAACAAATTGCTATTTTATTATTAGAATATATTTTTGCAAATAAAAGTGAAAATTTTATTGCAGAAAATAATTTTGTTGTAACCACAAAAAATTCTTCTGAAATTATTGAAAGAATTTGCAAAAAACACAATGTTGCTCTTTACGAAGATACAAATTTCTTTCAAAATATGAAAAACTATGAAAAAAAATTGCTTTTATATTTTGATGAAGAAGGCAGATTTTTGCTTAATTCTTCAATTTCGACTTCAAGTGATATTTTTCAACTTCAAGTTTTATTATTAGAAGTTTTAAATTATCATAAGTCGCAAACAAGAGATTTAAATGTTGTTCTTACTAATTTTGTAAGTAAATATAGCAAAAAAGTTCTTTTTGAAAAAACTTTGCAAATGTCAAAAATTGTTTTGGTAGAATCTCTTAAAAAAATAAGTATTTATCATGTTTTGGGAGATTTAAAAATAAAAAATATAGAATATTTCAAAAATTTTAATGATTCAATCAGAGAAAAACAATTTATTGCAAAAATTCATTTTGAAGAAGGAAGCTCAATACTTTTTACCTATTATTCATACACCAATATTGTGAGTATTTTTATAGTTACTGAAAATGAATATAGGGAAGAATTGACTAATAAAAAAATCAATAAAAATATTAAAATATTTAATGATTTGAAAAGAAAATTTTTAATTTAG
- the rsmI gene encoding 16S rRNA (cytidine(1402)-2'-O)-methyltransferase, with product METKFFIVGTPIGNLEDITLRALRILKEVDVIACEDTRESQKLLNYFEIIGKKLISYHDKNEINSAKGIISLIQNENKSVALISDAGMPILSDPGFRVLKLVRENNIKYELIPGVSAITSTAVLSGFDTHFTFLGFFKDKTIQRQNHLKKLIPGSYVAFVSPHKLMSVLKDLEFVFGNFLQIFVGKELTKKFEEHFFGNVSEIYKIFEKKDSIKGEYTIAFEFKNFALNKDLVK from the coding sequence ATGGAAACTAAATTTTTTATAGTAGGAACACCAATTGGCAATCTTGAAGATATTACTTTAAGAGCTTTAAGAATTTTAAAAGAAGTCGATGTTATTGCTTGCGAAGATACAAGAGAAAGTCAAAAATTGCTTAATTATTTTGAAATAATTGGTAAAAAACTTATTTCTTATCATGACAAGAACGAAATAAATTCGGCAAAAGGAATTATTAGTCTGATTCAAAATGAAAATAAATCCGTAGCTCTAATTTCAGATGCAGGAATGCCAATTTTAAGCGATCCAGGATTTAGAGTTTTGAAATTAGTTAGAGAAAACAATATTAAATACGAACTTATTCCTGGGGTATCTGCAATTACAAGTACAGCTGTTTTAAGTGGATTTGATACACATTTTACTTTTTTAGGTTTTTTTAAAGATAAAACAATTCAAAGGCAAAATCATTTAAAAAAATTAATTCCTGGATCTTATGTTGCTTTTGTATCTCCACACAAATTAATGAGCGTTTTAAAAGATCTAGAATTTGTATTCGGAAATTTTCTTCAAATTTTTGTAGGAAAAGAATTGACAAAAAAATTTGAAGAACACTTTTTTGGAAATGTAAGTGAAATTTATAAAATTTTTGAAAAAAAAGATTCAATTAAAGGCGAATATACAATAGCTTTTGAATTCAAAAATTTTGCTTTAAATAAAGATTTGGTAAAATAG